A segment of the Bacteriovorax sp. PP10 genome:
CGATTCCGAATTTTATTATTCAGACTGGCGATCCTACGGGAACTGGCTCTGGTGGCAGCGGCCAAAAGTTGAAAGCGGAGTTTAATGAACTTCAACACATTAAGGGAACTATGGGGATGGCGAGAGGAATTGATAAAGACTCTGCTGATTCTCAATTCTATATAAGTCTTACAACTCTTTCTCACTTAGATGGAAAGAATACTGTGTTTGCTCAAGTAGTAGATGGATTGGATGTTCTTCCTAAATTGTCTAAGGGAGATAGAATTATTTCTATTACTCTTAACTTAAAAGACTTAAGCACCAACTAAGACTGATCTCATAGAAAGACTTCCCAGCTCGAAAGCTTCGTATGGGAAAAGAATTTTTTCATTTGGATCAGCAGCACCTAATACATATAGCAGTGGAAGATAATGTTCGATAGATGGATGGGCCATCTTCCACTGTGAGTGTTTCGATGGATCTTCCGCCAACAATTGTTCAAGATTATTTTCCAAGATTGATTTTTTTATAAGTTCATCGAACTCGTGTGCCCACTCTACAACGGGTGCAGTTTCACTGCGGGAAATTTGGCGAAGATTGTGAACGATGTTTCCGCTGCCGATAATAAGTACACCTTCGTTTCTTAATTTATTCAATTGTTTCGCGAGAGTTAAGTGGTCTCTTAAATTCATAAAATTTTGGTTTAAAGATAGTTGGACAACTGGGATGTTGGCCTTTGGATACATGTGGTGAAGGACACTCCAATTTCCGTGATCAAATCCCCATTCGTGATCGAGTTCAGCCTGGTAAATACTGAGGTCATTTTTTACACTTGAAGCGAGAGTTACGTCGCCTGGAGCGGGGTAATTTATTTTATAAAGTGCTTCGGGAAATCCGTAGAAATCGTAGATCATTTTGGGATTT
Coding sequences within it:
- the ygiD gene encoding 4,5-DOPA-extradiol-dioxygenase, with amino-acid sequence MNRRNFLTLSGTGLLAMTAAINYKSSDKKMPALFIGHGSPMNALANNDFTKHLEVLGQTLPVPKKILMISAHWMTKGVELQASSNPKMIYDFYGFPEALYKINYPAPGDVTLASSVKNDLSIYQAELDHEWGFDHGNWSVLHHMYPKANIPVVQLSLNQNFMNLRDHLTLAKQLNKLRNEGVLIIGSGNIVHNLRQISRSETAPVVEWAHEFDELIKKSILENNLEQLLAEDPSKHSQWKMAHPSIEHYLPLLYVLGAADPNEKILFPYEAFELGSLSMRSVLVGA
- a CDS encoding peptidylprolyl isomerase, which translates into the protein MDVIANPNGEEIDIQKLKTDIGGLSTASATMKTVHGDITFRFYTKAAPRTSARIMQLIQNHFYDGLIIHRAIPNFIIQTGDPTGTGSGGSGQKLKAEFNELQHIKGTMGMARGIDKDSADSQFYISLTTLSHLDGKNTVFAQVVDGLDVLPKLSKGDRIISITLNLKDLSTN